In the Planctomycetota bacterium genome, one interval contains:
- a CDS encoding Txe/YoeB family addiction module toxin, with the protein MKVVWSQKSWSEYQYFKNKKPEIYNKINILLKDIILHNYVGLGKPEPLKHNLNGYWSRRINQEHRLVYYIKNNCIYVVQCKFHY; encoded by the coding sequence ATGAAAGTTGTATGGTCTCAAAAGTCTTGGAGTGAATATCAGTATTTTAAAAACAAGAAACCTGAAATTTATAATAAAATAAATATTCTTTTAAAGGATATTATTTTACATAATTATGTTGGATTGGGTAAGCCTGAACCATTAAAACATAATTTAAATGGTTATTGGTCTAGGCGTATAAATCAAGAACATAGACTTGTTTATTATATTAAAAATAATTGTATTTATGTAGTACAATGTAAATTTCATTATTAA
- a CDS encoding type II toxin-antitoxin system prevent-host-death family antitoxin, with protein sequence MEIISYTKARNNFSDVMNQVCENHIPITIYRQESKPVVLMSLEDYNSIEETMYLMSTPNNFKNLLQSIEEIEQGKVIEIDIE encoded by the coding sequence ATGGAAATAATATCTTACACTAAGGCACGAAATAATTTTAGTGATGTAATGAATCAAGTTTGTGAAAATCATATACCTATAACTATTTACAGACAGGAAAGTAAGCCAGTAGTTTTAATGTCTTTAGAAGATTATAATTCTATTGAAGAAACTATGTATTTAATGTCTACACCTAATAATTTTAAAAATTTGTTACAATCTATTGAAGAAATAGAACAAGGTAAAGTAATAGAGATAGATATTGAATGA